The following is a genomic window from Methanobacterium formicicum.
GTTGTTGGATCAACATTAGTTCCCCACCAGTTTAGTGTGGCATTCACAGAACCTTTTTCCCTACATATTGCACTACCTGCACTTGCGATGTTTCCAACAAAACTGTTGAAATGAGCTGTTGAATTAACAGAACCGCCCTGCCAAATTGTACTGTAAATAGCACCACCATAATTTGCAGTGTTACGGGTGAATGTACAGCTAGTTGCAATAAAATTAATAAAACCACCATTTAGCCAAAGGGCTATAGCACCACCATAATTAGCATGGTTACTATTGAAGGTAGAATTCATTGCCGTACTGGTAATTGAACCTGAATTACCACAGTAATTTGCTATACAACCTCCCTGATTTGTTGCGGTGTTATTGGTAAATGTACAGTTAGTCACAGTACTATTAACATAACCATTATCGGCAAGATTGTAGATAGTACCCATGCCTTGTGCGGTGTTATTGGTGAAGTTACAGTTAGTCACTGTACTAATTATGTAATGATCAGTGATACCACAGTAATTCATTATTGCACTACCTCTCATTGCATTATTAAAGTTGAATGTGCAGTTGGTTACAGTAGTTGTAATCGGGCCTTCATCAGCAAAGTTGCAGATAGCACCTCCCCCTCCACCTGTTTGCTCTAAGCTTGTTGCAGTATTGTTGGTGAATGTACAATTTTCTACGGTTAAATCGCCATGATTGTAGATAGCACCACCCCTATATCCACTTCCATTGGTAAATGTCAGATTCCCGATGGTGACATTCACACCAGAGAGAATAGTGAATATCCAGTTAGTGTCGGTTCCATTGATTATGGTTTTTGTCTGGCTTAGGCCCTGGATGGTCATGTTCCGGTCAATGACGATGTTGGTGTTGCCATTTCCTGAGTAAACACCATCCGCAATGGTTACCACTCCGTTGGGGCTTACGGTTCCGGTTGCGTTTTGGATGGTTAATTTGGCTGTTTGCCATGTTTGACCATCCCAGTTATCATTACCATAGGAACCATTCACGAAAATAGCTTCATCCGCCGCAGAAACAGTATTAACACAAAATAATAACGTTAATGTGATAAACAGTAAAGGAAACATGTATCTATATGTAATCGCTTGCTTTTTTATCGTTTCACCTCCCTTATGCTGGATAAACAGATTACACACAATATTCTAACCTATCTATTGATATAAAGTATTCACTTCATAAACAAATAGAAAAGTTTATATCAATTTTCATAAATGAAGGAAAATTGTTATTGTAAGCTGAATATTGTTCATTTGGGAAAGTAGGGGGGAGTTATTTTTTTACATTCAGAAATAGAGTCAATTCAGAAATAAAGCCATGGTAACATTTAATAAATTTAATGGCTAGTGTTGGGTTTCCAGATTAAATAGTAATTTTTAAGATTAACTTTATAAAGTGATTATCAATATTGTTTATTAGGGAAACTATGAGCAACAACTTCCAAGAAAAAGTAACATTCATATGGGACTTAGCAGACCTATTACGAGGCGCATACAAGAGGAACGAATACCAGAAAGTCATTCTTCCTTTTACAGTTCTCAAACGATTTGACAGTGCTCTGGAACATTCTAAAAAAGACGTAATTAACGAATATGCTGCCATTAAAGATAATGTAACTAATTTAGAATATCTAGAGCGATTCGCTGTTGATAAAAATGGTAATCAATTAGGATTTTATAATCATTCCAAATATGATTTCAGATCTCTATTGGAAGACCCAGATCATATTGAAGAAAATTTAGTACATTATTTAGATTCTTTCAGCCCAAATGTCAAAGATATTTTCGATAATTTTTATATTAAAAATCATATAAGCCGTCTTTCCAAAGCTAACTTATTATTTTTACTCTTAAAAAAGTTTTCAGAGTCCAAAGTGGATTTACACCCAGATAAAGTTTCCAACCATGAGATGGGGACCATATTCGAGGAGCTTATCAGGAAATTCTCTGAACAATCTAATGAAGAAGCTGGAGAGCACTTCACACCTCGTGATGTGGTTAAGTTAATGACCTGCCTTATCTTCCTTGAAAATGGAATCAAACTTAAAGAAAAAGATTTGATCAAACTGATATACGATCCTGCCTGTGGAACTGGAGGAATGCTTACCAGTTGTAAAAACTTCATAAAAGAACTGAATGACACCGTGGAAGTGGTACTTTACGGCCAGGAAGTAAATGAAGAAATATACGCTATCTGCAAAGCAGACATGCTCATCAAGGGTGAAAACTCCAACAACATTAAAGGACCCTTTAGCACCCTTTCTGAGGACCAGCTTCCTAATGATCGATTTGACTTCATGATCTCCAATCCCCCATACGGCCGTAAGTGGGAGCAGGATAAAGATGCGGTGATGAAGGAAGCTGAACAGGGATTCGAAGGACGATTCGGTGCAGGACTGCCCAGAATAAACGACGGCCAGTTACTATTCCTGGAGCACATGCTATCCAAGATGAAGATAGATGAAAAATCAAGGATAGCAGTAATCACAAATGGTTCGCCACTTTTCACTGGAGATGCCGGATCCGGTGAGAGCAACATCAGAAAATGGATAATTGAAAGCGATTACCTGGAAGCCATAATTGGACTTCCGGATCAGTTATTTTACAACACAGGTATCCGGACCTACATCTGGGTCCTCACCAACCAGAAACCAGAAGAAAGGAAGGGTAAGATACAGCTGGTGGATGCCTCCCAGAAATACATAAAAATGCGGAAGAGCCTGGGAAACAAGAGACACCAGCTCAGCGACAACGACATAAATGATATTTTAGATCTTTACTGCAAATTCGATGAAAACGATGTGATCAAAGTCTTTGATAATGAGGACTTCGGCTACACTAAGGTAACTGTGGAAAGACCATTACAACTGAACTATGAGGTAACCGAAGAAAGACTAGAAAATCTCTATGCAGTTAATGCCTTCAACAAGTTAGCAGCAAGCAAAAGTAAAGATCCTGAGACTAAACTCCGGGAAGAAAAAGAGGGAAAACAATTACAGGACGAGATCATCAAAGCCCTCCAAAAAATAGACCAGCCATACAAAAACTGGGATGAATTCGAAAAGAGAATTAAAAAAGCACTAAAACCATTCAAACTCTCACCCACATTTATAAAAAATATTATAATGGCATTATCCGTGCATGATGATACTGCAGACTATGTGACTGACGCCAAAGGTAACAAAAAAGCTGATGGAAAGCTCAGGGACACAGAAAAGATTCCCCTAAATGAAAATATTGATGAATATTTCCAGAGGGAAGTCTTACCTTACTATCCTGATGCCTGGATGGACCGTAAGAAGGATAAGATCGGTTATGAAATCAATTTCACCCAATATTTCTACCAGTACCAGCCTCCAAGACCATTAGAAGAGATTGAAAATGATATAAAGAAGGTCACAGCGGAGATTCAGGAACTTATTAAGGAGGACTTGGATGAAACTTAAACCTTATCCTGAATATAAGGATTCTGGGGTGGAATGGATCGGCGATATTCCAGTAAGTTGGGGAATCTTTAAATTAAAACATGTGATAAATGAGTTCATTTCTGGAGGAACTCCAAACTCAGATAATGAAAAATTTTGGGTTCAAAATGAAGAAGATGGTGTTCCATGGGTTGCAATTGGAGACATGACCAATAATGAAGTTGTTGAGGATACAAAGAAAAAAATTACTTTTGATGGATTAGCAAACAAAAAATTGAGAATTTTAAAAAGTGGAACTTTAATTTATTCAATTTTTGCTTCATTAGGAAAAGTTTCATTGCTTGGAATTGATGCAACGACTAATCAAGCAATTTTAGGATTGATAACGAATGAAAAAATAGATGGCATATTCCTAAAATACTATTTAAGATATTTAGAAAAACCCATTATTGCTTTATCTAATGCTAATACTCAAAACAATCTTAATTCAACAATTGTTAAAAATATTGAATTTTCTTTACCAAATGATTATAATGATCAAATAAAAATTGCATCTTTTCTCGATAAAAAAACCTCAGAAATCGATTTGACAATTGAAAAAGACACCCGTCTTATTGAACTTCTCAAGGAAAAAAGAACTGCCCTGATAAATCATGTGGTGACCAAGGGCCTGGACTCCACGGTGAAGATGAAGGATTCGGGGGTGGAATGGATCGGCGAGATACCTGAAAGTTGGGAAATTGGTCGTATGGGTGCGGACTGTACTGTTAAGGCCCGTCTTGGATGGAGAGGTTTGAAAGCATCAGAATATGTTAATGAAGGTTATATTTTCCTTTCAACACCAAATATAAAAAATAATGAAATAGATTTTGAAAATGTTAATTATATTACTCCAGAAAGGTATTTTGAGTCTCCTGAGATAATGCTTGATGTGGGGGATGTTTTATTAGCTAAAGATGGATCAACCTTGGGCATATCAAATGTTGTCAGATATTTACCGGTTCCCGCAACAGTAAATAGTTCTATAGCTGTAATTAAACCAAAAAATGGGTTAAATTCTGTATATTTACATTATTTTATTTCATCTGCTTACATGCAGAATGTTATTCAAAAAATTAAAGATGGCATGGGGGTTCCTCATCTTTTTCAAGCAGATATTAGAAAATTTACAATTTTTAAACCCCCAATTGAAGAACAATATTTAATTGCTAGTTATATTGACCAAAAAACAGCTGAAATAGGTTTATTGATTCAGAATGTTCAAAATAAGATAAATCTCCTTGAAGAATACAAAAAATCCCTCATCCACCACGTGGTCACGGGTAAGATGGATGTCAGGGAGGTGGCAGTGTGAGTACAGACACCACTGAGAAAAGGTTCCAGAACGATATTATCGATCATCTGGAAAGTACGGGTTATGTTCGTCGAAATAGTATCCGCAATTATAATAAGGTAATGTGTTTGGACCCTGAGTTAACTCTCCAGTTTGTTATGGATACTCAGCCCCGTGACTGGGAGAAGTTCAAACGGGTGTACGGTGAGAAAGCTGAAGAGAAGTTCTTCTACCGTCTAATAAACGAGATTGATAATAAAGGCACCATTCATGTTCTGCGTAATGGATTCCGGGATGCTGGAGCTTACTTTGATCTATTTTATCCTCAACCCAACAATAACCGCAACCCGGACCTATTTGAGAAGTTTTCTTCTAATATATTCTCAGTTATTGATGAACTGGAATATCAGGACCGTGAAAGTGGAAATCGGATTGATTTAGTGATTTTTATTAATGGTTTGCCCATTCTGACCATTGAACTGAAGGACAGTTTCAGTCAGGGTGTGGAAAACGCCATGAAACAGTACCAGAACGACCGTGACCCACGGGAGAAGTTATTCCAGCGCTGTCTGGTTCATTTTGCCATGAGTGACCAGAAGATCTACATGGCCACCAAACTAAAAGGACCCCAAACCAGGTTTTTACCCTTCAACAAGGGACTGGAAAACCCGGAAGTCCTCAACGACTACAAAACTTGCTACCTCTACAACGACATCCTTCAGGTGAACAAACTCTCCAACCTCTTATCCAACTTCATCTACATTGAAAAGGATGAAAAAACCAAGAAAGAAACCCCAATTTTCCCCAGATACCATCAGCTGGACTGTGTGAACCTGCTCTTGGGCGACTGCAGTCCGGGTAAGAATTACCTCATAGAACACAGTGCCGGTAGTGGTAAGAGTAAAACCATTGCCTGGCTGGCCCATGGACTTATCAAGAAGTTCGATCCCTGCGATGAACGGGTTTATGACATGGTAATTGTGGTTTCCGACCGGAAAGTGATTGATAAACAACTCCAGGAACAGGTTAAAGCCATAGAAAAAAGGAAAGGAACAGTTGAAGTCATTGATAAGGACTCCAAGCAGTTAGGTGAAGCCCTCCAGACTGGTAGCAATATCGTGGTCACCACCCTCCATAAATTCCCCTTCATCCTGGAGGAAGTAAGGGATATGGAGCTCCGGAACTACGCAGTTATAATTGACGAGGCACACAGTAGCCAGACTGGTTCCCTCTCAAGGAAGATGAAACAGGTACTTACCACCAACAGCCTGGAAGAAGCAGAATTACTGGACGATGTGGATGATGAGGTGGAAGAAGAACTTTTAAGGGAAGTTGAATCCTTCCGTAACCTGCAAAATATCAGTTTCTTTGCCTTCACCGCCACCCCCAAGGGTAAAACCCTGGAAATGTTTGGAACCATGAACGATCTCGGTGAATTCTGGCCCTTCCACCGATACACCATGAAACAGGCCATTAAAGAAGGATTCATACTGGATGTTCTGCAGCATTACTTAACCTACGGGACTTATTTCAACCTGGTTAAGACCATAGAAGATGATCCCGAGTTTGAAGAAAGGAAAGCCAAACGGGTGCTCCGAAAATTCGTGGAAGAACATCCCCATGCCATCCGCCTCAAAACCGAGATCATGGTGGACCACTTCATGAACTCCACCCGGAACAAGATCAAAGGCCAGGCACGGGCCATGCTGGTCACCCGGTCCAGATTACATGCCGTACTATACAAAAAAGCCTTCGATAAATACATAAAAGCCAACGGTTATCTCATTAAGACATTGGTAGCCTTCACTGGCGAGGTTAAACATGACGAGAAGAGTTACACTGAAAACTCCATGAATAACCTCCCACCGAATAAAAGCATTGAAAACGCCTTTGTGGAGGATCCTTACCGGATTTTAATCGTGGCCAACAAGTACCAAACCGGATTTGACCAGCCACTACTGCACACCATGTACGTGGATAAATCCTTAAACGGTGTGGCTGCTGTCCAAACCCTGAGCAGGGTCAACCGGATAGCCAACCACAAGAGCGATACACTCATCCTGGACTTTGCCAATGAAACCGAAACCATCCTAAAATCCTTCGAACCATACTACCAGGCCACCTACCTGGAGGAAGGCACCGACCCTCATAAACTGTATGAATTACAGGATAAACTCCTGGATTACCAGATATTCGACATGGATGAAGTTGATGAATTTGTAAACGCTTACAAAAAGGGTTCCAAGCAGCCAGAACTCCACTACATCCTGGATCAGGTTAAAAATGAATTTATTAAACTGGAAAAAGAGGGCCAGGTTGGTTTTAAGAAGGCTCTCCGCCGATACCAGAATATTTATTCCTTCCTATCTCAGTTAATGCCCTTCAGTGATGTGTACCTGGAAAAACTATTTATTTTCAACAAGTACCTGATTAAAAAACTTCCCACCATTGACAATCCTTTACCCTTCAGTGTCCTGGAGGATGTGGACATGGATTCCTACAAGGTGGTGGATAAAGGTGAAATATCCATTGAACTAAGTGGTGGTGAAGGATTAAAACCACCTTCTGCTGGAGATACAGGTTTTAGAGAAGAAGAAAAGGCAAAGTTATCCCAGATCATCCACGATCTCAACGATGCATTCGGCACAGACTTCACCGATGACGACCGTGTATTCCTGGAAAGAGTGAAAGACAACCTCCTGGGGAATGAGGAACTGGTTAAGAAAATGGAACACAATTCTCCGGAGAATGTACGGGCAGTATTTGATAAATACTTCAACCAGGAAATGACCGGACTTTTAAAGAGTAATATGGATTTCTATAAACGAGTGGCTGATAATGAGAAATTACGGGATAAGTTGAAGATTGCTTTGTTTGATTTGCTTTATGAGGATTTTGGGAAATCTGAGTAAGAGGGTTATTAAGAGATTTTTAAATCAAAAGCATGTTAATAAGATGCCTATATCAATAATTAAACAGTTAAAATAGTTTGGGGGAATTCAAATTAAAAAAATGTGGATGGTAAGAGCAGGCGAAGGAGCTTTTTTAATTGACCGTTTTAAAAATGAAAATAAAGTTGTAATAGGATGGGAAATTGGCGATCTGACAAACGTTAAAAATCTGGATGAAATCAAAAATTTGTTAAGAGAACATTCAGACTGGAAAGATGGTCAAATAAACATTGCAGCATCTCAGATCAGTAAATTTCGTTTTGATTTTAAAAAAAATGACTATG
Proteins encoded in this region:
- a CDS encoding restriction endonuclease subunit S produces the protein MKLKPYPEYKDSGVEWIGDIPVSWGIFKLKHVINEFISGGTPNSDNEKFWVQNEEDGVPWVAIGDMTNNEVVEDTKKKITFDGLANKKLRILKSGTLIYSIFASLGKVSLLGIDATTNQAILGLITNEKIDGIFLKYYLRYLEKPIIALSNANTQNNLNSTIVKNIEFSLPNDYNDQIKIASFLDKKTSEIDLTIEKDTRLIELLKEKRTALINHVVTKGLDSTVKMKDSGVEWIGEIPESWEIGRMGADCTVKARLGWRGLKASEYVNEGYIFLSTPNIKNNEIDFENVNYITPERYFESPEIMLDVGDVLLAKDGSTLGISNVVRYLPVPATVNSSIAVIKPKNGLNSVYLHYFISSAYMQNVIQKIKDGMGVPHLFQADIRKFTIFKPPIEEQYLIASYIDQKTAEIGLLIQNVQNKINLLEEYKKSLIHHVVTGKMDVREVAV
- a CDS encoding type I restriction-modification system subunit M yields the protein MSNNFQEKVTFIWDLADLLRGAYKRNEYQKVILPFTVLKRFDSALEHSKKDVINEYAAIKDNVTNLEYLERFAVDKNGNQLGFYNHSKYDFRSLLEDPDHIEENLVHYLDSFSPNVKDIFDNFYIKNHISRLSKANLLFLLLKKFSESKVDLHPDKVSNHEMGTIFEELIRKFSEQSNEEAGEHFTPRDVVKLMTCLIFLENGIKLKEKDLIKLIYDPACGTGGMLTSCKNFIKELNDTVEVVLYGQEVNEEIYAICKADMLIKGENSNNIKGPFSTLSEDQLPNDRFDFMISNPPYGRKWEQDKDAVMKEAEQGFEGRFGAGLPRINDGQLLFLEHMLSKMKIDEKSRIAVITNGSPLFTGDAGSGESNIRKWIIESDYLEAIIGLPDQLFYNTGIRTYIWVLTNQKPEERKGKIQLVDASQKYIKMRKSLGNKRHQLSDNDINDILDLYCKFDENDVIKVFDNEDFGYTKVTVERPLQLNYEVTEERLENLYAVNAFNKLAASKSKDPETKLREEKEGKQLQDEIIKALQKIDQPYKNWDEFEKRIKKALKPFKLSPTFIKNIIMALSVHDDTADYVTDAKGNKKADGKLRDTEKIPLNENIDEYFQREVLPYYPDAWMDRKKDKIGYEINFTQYFYQYQPPRPLEEIENDIKKVTAEIQELIKEDLDET
- a CDS encoding type I restriction endonuclease subunit R produces the protein MSTDTTEKRFQNDIIDHLESTGYVRRNSIRNYNKVMCLDPELTLQFVMDTQPRDWEKFKRVYGEKAEEKFFYRLINEIDNKGTIHVLRNGFRDAGAYFDLFYPQPNNNRNPDLFEKFSSNIFSVIDELEYQDRESGNRIDLVIFINGLPILTIELKDSFSQGVENAMKQYQNDRDPREKLFQRCLVHFAMSDQKIYMATKLKGPQTRFLPFNKGLENPEVLNDYKTCYLYNDILQVNKLSNLLSNFIYIEKDEKTKKETPIFPRYHQLDCVNLLLGDCSPGKNYLIEHSAGSGKSKTIAWLAHGLIKKFDPCDERVYDMVIVVSDRKVIDKQLQEQVKAIEKRKGTVEVIDKDSKQLGEALQTGSNIVVTTLHKFPFILEEVRDMELRNYAVIIDEAHSSQTGSLSRKMKQVLTTNSLEEAELLDDVDDEVEEELLREVESFRNLQNISFFAFTATPKGKTLEMFGTMNDLGEFWPFHRYTMKQAIKEGFILDVLQHYLTYGTYFNLVKTIEDDPEFEERKAKRVLRKFVEEHPHAIRLKTEIMVDHFMNSTRNKIKGQARAMLVTRSRLHAVLYKKAFDKYIKANGYLIKTLVAFTGEVKHDEKSYTENSMNNLPPNKSIENAFVEDPYRILIVANKYQTGFDQPLLHTMYVDKSLNGVAAVQTLSRVNRIANHKSDTLILDFANETETILKSFEPYYQATYLEEGTDPHKLYELQDKLLDYQIFDMDEVDEFVNAYKKGSKQPELHYILDQVKNEFIKLEKEGQVGFKKALRRYQNIYSFLSQLMPFSDVYLEKLFIFNKYLIKKLPTIDNPLPFSVLEDVDMDSYKVVDKGEISIELSGGEGLKPPSAGDTGFREEEKAKLSQIIHDLNDAFGTDFTDDDRVFLERVKDNLLGNEELVKKMEHNSPENVRAVFDKYFNQEMTGLLKSNMDFYKRVADNEKLRDKLKIALFDLLYEDFGKSE